The stretch of DNA TCGGGCCGGAAGCAACGGACAACCTCGGGGGTGGCCCACGGTGGCGGGGAAGAGCAGAACCAAGAACGACCGACAGGTCCGGGACCGGATCGCCGAGCTGGCGGCGGCCCGGGATCGCCTCGACGCTGAGGAGGCTGAACGCCGCCGGCGTGAGGACGAGGCGTTCGAGCGATACGCCCGCGCGGACGCCGACGCCGTCCAGGTCGTCGCGGAGCGCGACCGGACGCTCGCCGATCTCGAGGCGCAGGCGCGGCGCGTGCGCGACGATGCCGATGCCCGGCTCGGCGAGATCGAGCAGCGGCAGCGCGAGATCCTCGCCGAGCTCCACCGCGGCGGCCGCAAGGCCGACGACTTGGCCGCGATGTTCGGGCTTCCGGTCAAGCGGGTCCGTACTTTGCTGCGGCAGGCACGGCCCCCGTCCGGGTCTGCCGAACCGGCGGCCACGCCGCAGGCGGGCGCCGGCAGCGATCCCGCTTACCCGGCCATCCCGGTGGCCGACACCGAGACCACGGTGGCCGCGCCCCCGGCCGAGCGGGCGAG from Pseudonocardia sp. C8 encodes:
- a CDS encoding translation initiation factor IF-2 — translated: MAGKSRTKNDRQVRDRIAELAAARDRLDAEEAERRRREDEAFERYARADADAVQVVAERDRTLADLEAQARRVRDDADARLGEIEQRQREILAELHRGGRKADDLAAMFGLPVKRVRTLLRQARPPSGSAEPAATPQAGAGSDPAYPAIPVADTETTVAAPPAERASA